The DNA segment CGCCCAGGTTCAGACCTAGACCCGCCGCCGCGCGCCGGACCTCGCCGCCGAAGCCAAGCCCTAACCTCGGCTGCAGCCAGGACGCGAGGCGCCACTCCACGCCGATATCCAGGGCCAGTTTGTCGGACACGCCGGCCCTCTTCGCCACGCCGCGGGACAGGTCGCAGCCCAGCAGGAACGAGCCGAGCGTGTTGCTCGCGCCCAGGCGCACCACGGCGGGCAAGGTCCGCGCGTATGCCGCGGCGGCGTAGGTGGTGTCGCTCTCGGTGATGTGCGCGTCCATGTCGCCGCTGGTGGCGGTGACCGAGTCCCCCTTGGCGCTCCATACGCGGCGTTCCACGTCCTCGTCCCACGTCAGGCGGCTGGCCACGTTGCTCATGGCAAGGCCGACCGTCCAGCCGCGGGGGACCTGCAGGGCCAGGCCGGCGTCCACCGCGTACCCGCTCCCGCCCCGGGACATGAGCACGGCAGCGGTGGCCTCGCCGCGCACGCCCTCCATGTCTGCCGTGATGCCGCCGCCGGCCTCCTCCACGGTGAAATCGTATAGCCCGTACAGGTAGCGGGCGTTCACGCCGGCGGAGAGACGGTAGGTCCGGCGCGTGAGCAGGGGCGTGGCGACCGACAGGGTGGCCGCGCCCACGGCGTAGGCCTCGCCGTCGGTATCCTCGAACGAGAAGCTCTGGCCGATCTCGTTGCCCATCAGGATCAGGTCGAAGAAGTCCTTGTCCAGGGTGCCCGTGCCGCCGGCGATGCCCTGGAAGGTCAAGGCCAGCGGACCCGTGCTTACCCCCAGTGCGGAAGCCCGCACGTTTGCGTCCAGGATGAATCCCTCGGCGGGAATGTCGTCCAGCAGTTCCTGCTTGTCGGCCTCGGTCAGGACGGCGCCGCTGATCTCGTTGTAGCGGGCCAGGGAGAAGGCGTTGTTGTTGAGGTCGAGCGAGACCGATGCGATCCCCAGCGAGAGACCATCCTCGACGTCCAGCGCGAGGTTCGCCGGATTCCAGTCGACGGCGTCCAGGCCGCGGGACGCCGCCGTGTAGGCGCCGGACATGCCCATGGCCCTGACCTGTCCCTGTCCCAGCGCCTGGCCGCAGAGGCAGAGCAGCGCGCAGAGCGAACCGGCCAGCGCGGCCGTCGCGCCAGGATGCGACGGCGGCGATCGACGTTGTCTCGTCTCTGTGTTGTCGTTCAAGCCGATCTCCTTCCGCGCCGGCACGGATCAGTCGTCGTCGATCAGGATTTCCGCGGCCAGGGCCCCGCGGGCGGACAGCATGTCGCCCCAGCGCAAGACCACTTCACGGCCATCGGTGCCGGGGATCAGGGCGCGCAGGGCCGTGCAGGCCCCCGGGCGCGTGAAGGCCCGGACCTGCGCGGCGTCCAGCGTGATGACGTGTCGGATCGTGACGGACTCCCGCACGTAATGGGTCGTCTCGTCGATCGAGCCCGCCGCCACGGACAGGGGGCCGATGACCAGTTCGGGGTCGTCCAGTGCGGATGCCGAATCCGGTCCCACCAGGAACAGCACATCGAGGCCGAAGGGGAAATGGTTGTCGATCTCGGTGACGATCTCCGCCGCCAGCAGATGCTCCTCGAGGTTGCGGCGAAGCTCATCGTCGAGATCCAGGGGCTCGGATTCGCGGTCGATCTCGGCGTCGTCGATCACCAGGCGCAGGGGCGCGTCGGCCCGCCAGACCGCTCGCGCCTGGTCACCGGGGCGCACCGTGCCGATCTCGTCGTCGCCGCCGACGCTCACGGCGCCGCTGAAGGTGAAGCTCACCGGCAGGATGCTCAACAGGTCCGCGATGGTGCTGTTGGTCTCGTCCAGCAGGATGGTCGTCTTGGCCGGCTCCCCGTCGCGCGCCGGCGCGATGCCGGCCGTGGCCGCGAGGGACGCGGTCTCGCCGCTCGCGTTGCGCCCGGTGAGCCGCAGATCGATGTCGCCGCCGATGCCCGTGCCGTTGAACAGTTCGATGACCAGGGTGGCCGCGGGCAGTTGCAGGCCGTCCAGCTCGTCGGGGATGTCGATTTCCTGGGTCATCGGCTCGAACTCGAAACTGCGCGCGGGTATGAGGCCGGTGACCTCGCCGATGGCCAGCGTGGTGGCGTCCATCTGCGCGGAGATGCGCATCCAGGAGGCGATGTCCACGAGTTCGCCGTCGCTGCCGGGAGAGACCACGCCCACCGTGTAGGTCAACGAGTCCAGCGGCGCGCCGCCGCCGGCAGTGATGCGCGCGCCGGCCAGGTCGGCCTGCGTGACTTCGGTGCCGTTGCGCGGCATCGCGAAGGTCAGCAGGTAGGGGGCGCCGGCCGCCGTCTCGAAATCGTCGAAGTACAGGTAGACCGTCGCGGGGACGGGCAGGCCGCTCATCAGGGTGACGTTCATGACGCCGCTGGCCACGATCGCTTCGATGATGCGCAGCGAGTCCGGCAGGGCCACGCTGCCGGTCTCCTGGAAGGACTGGTGGCCGATGGCCGCCCGCGCTTCGTCCACCACGAGATCCCCGATGGACAGCGACACGCTGAGGGAGGCGTCGGGTCCGATGCCGGCGCCGGCGGAACCGGCCGAACCGCCGGTCAGGCGGATGCCCAGGCTGCCGGGCAGATCGACGTCGGCGAGGTCCGCGACGGCCGCGGCTTCGGCGCCCGGAGCGATCTCCGCGTCGAACGCGAGCGCGGCGATCACCGCGCCCGTCACGGGGTGCACCACCTCGGCCGTGATGGTCTCCGGGGGGGAGTCTCCCGAGAGGGGTATGGGCAGCTCGTTGTGCAGGGTCAGCGAGATGATCCCCGCAGAGACGTGGGCGTGGTCGAAACCGTCGATCACGAGAGGATCGCCCTGCACGTCGAAGGTGATCGCCGGCACCGGGTAGAAGCCCGGGGGCAGGGATCCCGCCGCCGGCCAGATCTCGACGAGCGAGAAGGTGTACGACAGGGGCTCCGGGTCGTCGAGCTCGACCGCGCCGATGGTCGCCTCGGTGTTGATGGACTCCAGATCGGCGCTGAGGTCGAGATCGAGCACGACCGACGTGGTGTCGCCCTCCACGCGGAAGAAGAGGAGCGAATCCTCGCCGGCGTGGAGGTACTCCTGGTCGGCGATCAGCTCTGCGACAGTCAGGTCGTGCGTCCCGACGGGGATCGCCAGGCGGGTGGAGAAGGTGGGCAGCGCCGGATCCTCGATGGTGCAACCCGCCGCCAGCGCCAGTGCGATCCCGCACATGCAGGCGGCCGCCACGGACGGCCTGGCGCGTGGCCCGGTCTTTTTCCTGTTTCGCGATGGCATCCGTCTCTCCCCTGTCTGACGACTGTTGGCTGTGCGGTCCGCAGATGAAAGAGTCGTGCCGCGCGACCGTCGATCGTCGCGGGGGATCCCGCGGGGAGCCATGGGGAACGCACGTCCATCGCGAGCCATCGCGGGGAGTGCCGCCGGCCGAATGGGCATTGCAGACCGCAACGAGGTCGCCCGCCCGCGCTCGGCGCTGCTGCAGGCTGCACGCGGCGGGAAGCAATCTGCGACTTCGCTTGACCGGCCCGAGCGGCGTTCCTAGACTCAGCCATGCCCTTGACGAGGAAAGCCATGCCATGACCGGTTACATGCTCCGGCGTCTGGCGGGTTCGGCGCTGCTCGTGCTCGCCCTGTTGACGGCGGTGTTCTTCGTGGTGCGTCTCGCTCCCGGCGATCCGGCCGAACTGCATCTCGACCCCGACCTGGGATCGCTGCAACGCGATCAGGTGCGCGCGAGGCTGGGCCTGGACGCGCCGTTGCACGTCCAGTACCACCGCTGGCTCGCCAACGCGCTGCTGCGCGGCGACCTCGGCCGCAGCATGCAGTATCATCGGCCCGTCACCACGCTGCTGGCCGACGCGATTCCCAACACGCTGCTGCTGACCGTCAGCGCCTACGCGGTGCATCTCGCCCTCGCGGTGTGGGGCGGGGTCTGGATGGCCCGCCGCAAGGGGACGCGGGCCGAGAGGGGGGCGACCGCCGCCGCGCTGGCGCTGTATTCCCTGCCCGCCTTCTGGCTCGGCCTGATGCTCATCCTGATCTTCTCGCGCGCGCTCGGCTGGCTGCCGGCGGGAGGCATGCATGCGCCCGACGCGGCGCTCATGGCCTGGCCGGCGCGCCTCTGGGACACGATGCGCCATCTCGTAATGCCGGTGCTGGTGCTCGGCGTGGCCTCGGCCGCCGGCACCGCGCGGTACCTGCGCAGCAGTCTCGTCGACGTGCTCGCCAGCGATTTCATCCTCGCCGCGCGGGCGCGCGGCCTGTCCGAGCGGGCGGTCGTCTGGCGGCACGCCGTGCGCAACGCCCTGTTGCCGGCCGTGACGCTGGTGGGGCTGAACCTGCCGTTCCTGCTGGGGGGCGCCGTCGTGACCGAGACCGTCTTCGCCTGGCCCGGCATGGGGCGGCTCGCCGTCGAAGCCATCTTCGCGCGCGATTACCCCGTGATCATGGGTGCGACGGCGCTCTCGGCCGTCATGGTGGTGCTCGGCAACCTGCTCGCCGACATCGCCTATGGCTGTGTGGACCCGAGGATCCGTCTGGGCGGGGGGGGGCGGTCATGAGCCGCGACGCAGTGCGGGGCGGTCCGGGGCTGCTGAGAAGGCTGGACGCCTCGTCGCGCTGGGGATTGGCCATCGTCCTGCTCATCGTGGTGCTGGCCGTGTCCGCCGGTCCCCTCTCGCCGGACGATCCCAGCGCCGTGGGTGGCGCCGAGACGCATCTCCGGGCCCCCAGCTTCAGACACCCCCTCGGTACGGACGTGCTCGGCCGCGACGTGCTCAGCCGTCTCTTGCACGGCGGCCGCGCCTCGCTGATCGTGGGCTGGCTCAGTGTCCTGCTGGCAGTGGTGCTGGGCACGTCGATCGGTCTGGCGGCGGGCATCGGCCCCGCCTGGCTGGATTGCGCGCTCATGGCGGCGACGGACGTCTTCCTCGCCTTTCCGCGCATCTTCCTGATCCTGCTGCTGGTCGCGGTGGCGACGCCCTCGCTCGTCCTGGTGACCGTCGTGATCGGCATCACGGGCTGGATGAGCGTGGCGCGACTGGTCAGGGCCGAAGCGCTGGCCCTGCGCGAAAGGGACTTCGTCCTCGCGGCCCGCGGACTCGAACTCTCGAGCGTGCGTCTGGCGTGGCGGCACGTCCTGCCCCACGTTCTGCCCCTGGTCCTGGTGGCCGCCACCCTGCGCCTCGGCAGCGCGGTCCTGCTGGAGTCTTTCCTGAGCTACCTCGGACTGGGCGCCCAGGAGCCCCTGATTTCCTGGGGCGCCATGATCGAGCACGGCCAGGGTCATCTGCTGGACGCCTGGTGGCTGACCGCCTTCCCCGGCCTGGCCATTACCCTGATGGTGGTGTCCTACAACCTGCTCGGGGACGGCATCCGGGATCTCCTGGATCCGCGCGGCGGGGTGCGGAGGCGGGGCAGATGAGATCCTCCGCACTGCTGACCATCGAGAAGCTCTGCGTCGTTTTCCAGGGCCCCGCGGGTCCCGTCCGCGCCGTGTCCGGGCTCGACCTGTCGCTTTTCCCGGGCGGGATCACGGCCCTGGTGGGCGTGTCCGGCAGCGGGAAGACGGTCACGGGTCTGGCGGTCCTCGGTCTGCTGCCCCGGGAAGCCGAAGTCACCGGGCGCCTGGCCTGGCGCGGGGAGCCTCTCGACGGCGGGCGCGCGCACCGCGCCCGCCTGGGCCGCGAGATCGCCATGATCTTCCAGGATCCGGGCGCCTGCCTCGATCCCGTCTGGACCGTGGGCGCCCAGCTCATCGAGACAGTGCGCGCCTGCGGTGTCGCCGGGCGCCCGGCGGCGGCAGCTCGTGCCGGAGCCCTGCTCGCGGAGGTGCACCTGCCGGCGTTGGTCCGGGAGAGATATCCGCACCAGCTGAGCGGCGGCCAGAAGCAGCGGGTCATGCTGGCCCTGGCCCTGGCCGGCGACCCGGACCTCCTGATCGCGGACGAACCCACCACGGCTCTCGACGTGACCATACAGGCCGGCGTGCTGGACACCCTGCAGACGGTGGTCCGCAAGCGCGGCATGGCCATGCTCTTCATCACGCACGATCTCTCGCTGGTGAGCGGTTTCGCCGATCGCCTCGCCGTGGTCCACGAGGGGCGCATCGTCGAGGAGGGCGCCGTGGCGTCGGTCCTCGCCGCGCCCGCACAGGCCCGCACGTGCGAACTCCTGGCGGCGTTGCCCGAGAAGAGTCCGCCCCGCAGCGCTCCGGCCGCGGTGGCGAGCGCCCCCGTGCTGGCCGTCGATTCCCTGAGGGTCGAGCATGCGCGACGCCGGACTTTCTGGAGACGGGGGCGGGAGGCCCGGCCGGCCGTGCGCGACGTGTCTCTCACGGTCCGCGCGGGCGAATCCGTGGCACTGGTGGGCGAGTCCGGCTGCGGCAAGACGTCTTTGGCGCTGGCCGTGGCCGGTCACCTCGCCGGAGTCCGCGGGGAACTTCGGTTGAGCGGCGCGCACCGTCCGCCGGGCGTTCCCACCAGGCTGGTCCAGCTGATCTTCCAGGATGCCAGCGCGGCGCTGGACCCGCGCCAGACCTGCGGGAGCGCCATCGCCGAAGCCGCCGACGCGGCGGGAGAGGAGCGCAGCGTCGCCGCGGCATTCCTGCGGGACGTCGACCTGCCCCCCGACGTGGCGGCG comes from the bacterium genome and includes:
- a CDS encoding ABC transporter permease, with product MTGYMLRRLAGSALLVLALLTAVFFVVRLAPGDPAELHLDPDLGSLQRDQVRARLGLDAPLHVQYHRWLANALLRGDLGRSMQYHRPVTTLLADAIPNTLLLTVSAYAVHLALAVWGGVWMARRKGTRAERGATAAALALYSLPAFWLGLMLILIFSRALGWLPAGGMHAPDAALMAWPARLWDTMRHLVMPVLVLGVASAAGTARYLRSSLVDVLASDFILAARARGLSERAVVWRHAVRNALLPAVTLVGLNLPFLLGGAVVTETVFAWPGMGRLAVEAIFARDYPVIMGATALSAVMVVLGNLLADIAYGCVDPRIRLGGGGRS
- a CDS encoding ABC transporter permease, coding for MSRDAVRGGPGLLRRLDASSRWGLAIVLLIVVLAVSAGPLSPDDPSAVGGAETHLRAPSFRHPLGTDVLGRDVLSRLLHGGRASLIVGWLSVLLAVVLGTSIGLAAGIGPAWLDCALMAATDVFLAFPRIFLILLLVAVATPSLVLVTVVIGITGWMSVARLVRAEALALRERDFVLAARGLELSSVRLAWRHVLPHVLPLVLVAATLRLGSAVLLESFLSYLGLGAQEPLISWGAMIEHGQGHLLDAWWLTAFPGLAITLMVVSYNLLGDGIRDLLDPRGGVRRRGR
- a CDS encoding ABC transporter ATP-binding protein; this translates as MRSSALLTIEKLCVVFQGPAGPVRAVSGLDLSLFPGGITALVGVSGSGKTVTGLAVLGLLPREAEVTGRLAWRGEPLDGGRAHRARLGREIAMIFQDPGACLDPVWTVGAQLIETVRACGVAGRPAAAARAGALLAEVHLPALVRERYPHQLSGGQKQRVMLALALAGDPDLLIADEPTTALDVTIQAGVLDTLQTVVRKRGMAMLFITHDLSLVSGFADRLAVVHEGRIVEEGAVASVLAAPAQARTCELLAALPEKSPPRSAPAAVASAPVLAVDSLRVEHARRRTFWRRGREARPAVRDVSLTVRAGESVALVGESGCGKTSLALAVAGHLAGVRGELRLSGAHRPPGVPTRLVQLIFQDASAALDPRQTCGSAIAEAADAAGEERSVAAAFLRDVDLPPDVAARRPYQLSGGQRQRVALARALAARPRLLIADEPTASLDVVMQSRIVNLLAGLQDAQGWGLLWITHDLPLARSICHRIVVMFHGEIVEELPAARAPRHPYTRELVAMTPVLGECLPTPGASAPLEAGPPPEGCAFAPRCPLALPSCTLEKPTLQDAAGGRRIRCPVVLRNGGTH